Genomic DNA from Budorcas taxicolor isolate Tak-1 chromosome 5, Takin1.1, whole genome shotgun sequence:
AGGGCTCTGCTGTGTCGGGGACATTTTTAGGGTCTAGTGTAATAGTCCTGGGCAGCAACTGGCAAACTTGGGCCCATGGGCCAAATCTGGACCTGTTTTGCAAATAGTTGTTTTACTGGTACACAGCCAtctgcattcatttattttgtatagGCTGCTCTTGTGTTACCAGTTTCATCAGACCatgtggcccacaaagcctagcAGATTTTTACTCTGAGCCTTTATAGGAAATATTTGCTGACTTCAGGCCTTGGGCAAAACAGACATTTCCTCCAACGGAAAAGTAAAGACACTGCCTCACCAAGAAGCATAAGTTTTGGCAGGACCTTTTGGATTTTGGAGAAATCTTGACTTGAAAACAGTGCTGCTACCCAACTACCAGGTGACTAGCAGGCTGCAGAGTGTCTGCAAGTTGCCCTGCTCCAAAGGACAGAGCAGGCTTCACCATCCAGGAATCACTGTTCTAAATGGTTTTGTGTGCTGTCTCTGATGTCTCACTACATGGTGACTGCTCAGCCACCTGGTGATGTTGATGGGAATCAACACTTCCTCTGTAGCAGGGAGCTGTTTATCattaaaaaccaatacagtattgtaaagtaaaattaaaattaaaaaaaagctacTGGAGCTAGTGTGCTTGCCCTGCACTAAGATCCCCCTGTTGCTTGAGTTTTGGCAGACGCATCAAATCCTGAGGCTCTTTTAACGGTTTTGTTTTTAGACTTTGTGTAAAAATTCTTGGATGTATTTTGTTAGacttatttctaggtattttattatattttaaatggtgcctttttcttttgctgaaagTTTTGTTCCTGGGACTAGAAATAgcgggattaaaaaaaaatttttttttttaatgttgactttTGTGGTCTTGCTAAAATCACTTGCTTATGCTGATTTAAATATAgtctttggattttcttttttttctttaatttatttggttgtgaagggtcttagttgcagcatgtgggatctagttctctgaccagcgATCCAGCCCAGGCCCTTGCATTGTTAGTGcggagtctttgccactggatcACTACAGAGGTCCTGATTCTTTGAATTTTCTAGGTACAAAGTCCTGCCATTTACAAATAATGGCAGTTTGATTAATTTCTTTCTAATCCTTaggtactttttttcttttcttagactTGTTGCTTACTTAGGTAAGTTCATTTTTTATCATTAGAAAACGTGATTGATGAACAAAGTTGGGGTCAGGGGGCATCTTACTCCCAATTTCAGAGAAAGCTTTCAATAGTATTTCTCTATtaaaagactgattttttttgttgttgttggataCTCTTTATTAGAATTTTCAGTTACTACAGGTTTagtatcaatttattttttaaaatcactggtAAATTGGATTTTATTTAATACTCTTTCCTTATATGTCTTTATTCCTTTTATCTATCTTCCAATCATTCTCTTCAGCTAAGTCTAATTGGCTGTTAAACATCAGTTACTGTGAGTTGTAAAGTTTCCATGTAACTTTTTTTACATAatgtagaaaaattaattttttcacagTTTCGGTGGTGAGAAGTAGGAATTAAGGCGTTGGCAAAGCCCTTCTCACTCTGAGGAAGaatccttgcctcttccagcctgGGCGACTGCTGGCAGTCCTTGGTGTTCCTCGGCTTCTTTGTTCTTCCCTCTCTCCGTGTCCAaattttcctcaaactcatgtctgtcgcatcagtgatgccatctaactatctcatcctctgtcattcccatcatcctgccttcaatctttgccagcatcagtcttttccagtgactcagttctttgcatcaggtggccaaagtattggagcttcagctgaagGGGTTTTCTGTAAGAAAGTACTTGTCTTTAGTGCATTTTGAGTAGATCCGACCATACCTTAATACTCCTTTGATGGCTGGGTTGAGACTTGAGTGATAAACCCCTTAATAGGATCTGGCAGAGGATCTAACCATTGGCCAACCAAGATAACAGGATCATGCTTCCTCATGTTAGCTGTTAGCCCTCACTTCTTAGCCTGAGCTTTACAGTATTTAcatgtagctcagatggtaaagaatctgcctgcaatgcaagagacacaggttcgatccctggattgggaagatcccctagagaagggaatagcaactcgctccagtattcttacctggaaaattccatgggcagaggagccttttgggctacagtccatggagtcacagattcagacacaactgaaggactcaCACACAGAAATTGAGGATAAAAGACTGCTACCTTCTGTGGAACAGAAATATCAGTGTTTTCAAATGACTAGTCTTAGAATAAACCGTATTAACTCTCTTTAAGTTAAGTAGGCCCTCCCTTATTTTAAGAGGACTGCCTGGGACTACTCAGCAATACAAAGTAATGACCTAATGGCTCATGCAACAACCTGGAGCTCCAGATAATTATAGAATACTGTCATTATATATCAAAACATAGCCTTTATTATTTCTGAGTGCTGAGTAAAAAATTGGTTTCTCTTCTGAGATATCTCTGTACTATTCAGTTTTCTGGATAATCATGAAAAATGCTTGCAATCAGAAAATAAGGTTGTTTAaataaaaagtgtgtgtgtgtatgtgtgtatataatatatatagtccCCCGGCAGGTACAGTCCCCCGGCAGGTACAGAACCTGGATTCTCTTTCAGATAGTGAATACCAGAAAGGCAGTGTAACCTAGTCCTTCAGGAACGGCCCAGGAGTAAGATGACCTGTGAGAACCTAGGTCTCCTCTTAAGCACAGAGGGCAAAATATGAAATCCCCATCACATAggttgttcaattcagttcagtcgctcagtcgtgtccgactctttgcgaccccgtgaatcgcagcacaccaggcctccctgtccatcaccaactcccggagttcactcagactcacctccatcgagtcagtgatgccatccagccatctcatcctctgttgtccccttctcctcctgcccccagtccctcccagcatcagaagtcttttccaatgagtcaactcttcgcatgaggtggccaaagtactggagtttcagctttagcatcattccttccaaggaaatcccagggctgatcttcagaatggactggttggatctccttgcagtccaagggactctgaagagtcttctccaacaccacagttcaaaagcatcaattcttcggcgctcagccttcttcacagtcctcagccttctttacagtccgactctcacatccatacatgaccactggaaaaaccatagccttgactagacggacctttgttggcaaagaaatgtctttgcttttcaatatgctatctacgttggtcataacttttcttccaaggagtaagcgtcttttaatttaggaAGTGTTTCTAACAGTGCCCATAATGACCCAAGTGTTCAGTTAAGTGGAAATTACCCTTTGCTTTCTCTGGTTCTTTCCTGGGCAGCCCTCATCTAGGAGATGACAAAAGGCAGGAATGGTGACGTAAACCCAGCCTCCTCCCAATCCCCAAGCCCCTGTTCCCgcggtgggtgggggtggggggaacggGCTTGAGAGAGAGGTCTGTGAGGCACAGCCAGTAATTCCACACAGTGAAACCTGGGCAGAGACTCCTCTCGTCTTATGACTAACTGACCTTTACCAcatcctcctccctccttcctactGGGAGGGAAAAAGGAGAGCTAGCTTCTTTTGGGAATCAGCACACCAGGGTAACATCAACTCTATCCTGCATGGCCCTCTCCCCCAACCTTCCCATCGCAGGCAGTGACTTTTCCCACCTACTATCAACCCAGGCTCCCAGATGTTCTCCACGAGCCCTGTGCCCCAGCCTTGGACAGGTAGAATCAACCTGAACCGCCAGGTGGGACCCTGTAATTGGTCAAAGCCAGGTTCACTGACTCGTCCATGAGGGAGCTGCACAGCAAGGGTGTATGGGGATATGGTGTCTTTCAATAGATTATGAGGCGTGAGAAAAACTGTGGAGTTTGTTTAAGTGAAATTAGGCTGCTTGGCGGGGTGAAAGCAGATTAAAACTGTGTAACTGGTCTCCACCGCGAATCGGAGCTGGGGAATCAAAATGTTAAGATGGAAGTGGAACACGGCGTCCAGAAACGCCTCTTCCGGAGCTGGGCGCCCCGGTGGCAATCGAGGTTGAATCTCTTGCCAAAGTGACTCAGGTTCCCCTGGCAGCGATGGGCTTTCCTTCATAATGACTGAATTTCAGACGGAAGAGCACCTCACCCTTTGCGGTGGTAGAGACCTAATTTTCTCAGAGAACCGTTGCCGGTCACCCAGAAGAGGGCGTTCTGACAACTCTAGCCCCAAGTGAGGCCACAGacgttaccttttttttttttttttttaggcggAGCTAATTTTACTCTCCaatcagttattcacatcagcaGCCTCCGGTGTTCAGGGAGCGGGGCCCCCTCCCCAAGACGGAAAGGCGGGGCCGGAAACCGCCTTTGGGCAGATGATGCTGCGTGTTGCGTCAGGGCTGCGCCCTCCCCTGGGCGCGCCTGTGCCCGCCTTCCTGGTCTCGCTCCCTGGGCTGCTGCGGGTCTCTGATAATTCCTACTCAGGATTTGGCGGGGGTTCTCGCCTATGTACCAGTCACGGTGACTTTCCTCTGGttctcaaaaaagcaaaaaggccaAAGTTCCTTCTACCAGGAAAGATGTTTGCGCGACTGgcccctctccactttcacctttgAGGATTCATCTCGGATGTCATGTCACTTCATGACTTAACCATATCACCCATCGCTGCCCAGGCACTCGCGCCGCTGCAGCAcactcattttacttttttcatgatATCTATCCGACTCCTAATGCTGGGGCCTTAAACACCTAAGAGGATCTTGTCTGGGTGGGTGATGAACTTGGCATAGCCGTCCACGCCCATAGCACCCTGCTAGGGCTCCCCTACTCACCTTGGACAGTGAAAGGCACCAATTTCAGCCAGGTATTCCGAGTTCCACTCAGGTTCTTGGAGTAATGGCTGTAGCTCTGGGCCAGCCTTTGAACCATCCCCTCACCCTGCTTATGTATCCTGATCAAGGGCCCTAAACAGATCTATGATCCTCATTTTTAGACTTCAGGACCTGGGAGGGCTGAAGGCCAGAAGGCAGATTCCTCAGCCTCTAGAATCTCTTGTGCTGGCCTCCTAACCCCAGCCCACAGGTCTTGGACACAGTATACTTTCCAGGGGATCTGGTACCAGCACCCTGGAAATGGATGGAAGGTTTGGAGCAGGACACCAGtagaggaagggcttcccaggtggtgcagtgcctgccaaagcaagagccGCAAGAGATTTGGGTTGGATcactgggttggcaagatccccaggaagaggaaatggtaacccactccagagaTTCTTGCccgaaaatcccgtggacagaggagcctggcggggtatagTCCAGTTCAGACACAATAGCATATGCTCCATCCACGCTGCCAGTAGAGGTGGCTTGAAGCAACAGCAGGGCAGGTGGCTGCCCCATCAGCCCAGATTCAGACCTAGGTTGTGAGCCACTGCCTGGCAGGGACAGGGCAGAccgctgcttcctgacctgtctCCATCCCAGAGTCTGCcaggagcaggggctgggcagggtagGCCTCAGCTCCTTCCACCTTAGGGTATGGAGGTAGGCAAGAGGGGTGAGGCTGCAGACGAACGGGCTGCCAAGGTGGAAGAGCCATTTCCACAGACCCATGCCATGCATGCTGGGGCCTCTCAATGAGGTATTCCAGGAATGGACTTTGGACATACTGAGACCCAGAGTGGCATGGATGGTTTTAGGTTTGGAAATGCACACTGCAGGGCTTCTTGGGATGTTGCTCATAGTAGGTCTCACAGGACATTACCTGGAGTAAGAGGAAGGGTCCATGGGTTGCTCTAAGGGTTACAATAGTTTTACTGGGATGAATCAGTGAAGGAAGAACTGCATTTCCTGGATTGTGTGAACACTCACTGGGTGAGCTGGGGTCTTAGCAGAGGGCAAACCACTGGGGATCATTCTAGGTTACAGGAAGTCATGGGGATCTGGGTCACAGGGACTTCTAAGGTCTTCAGGCAAGGTGTGGAAATTGTAATGTTCTTTGATATACTGTTGAGGTGTCTTGTGTGGTGCATGGATGAGGCAGGAGATCAATTATCAATTATCAGGAGGTCCTCACAGTTGGGAGGGGGGTGCTGGAAATGGGCTTCAGACAAACATGCGGCCACAAGATGCATCAGCCATCCATGGgacatcccccaccccaccccagctgaGGGGCCTGGAGTTTCCTGAGCAAGATTTTTTCGTCTCATCCCAACCTACCCATCTCCAACCAGACCCACAGAAGGTCACAGTCCATCAGAGGGGAAGAtaaatttaatttagaaataagCTCTGGACAGCCTTTTGATCAGAAGGTAGCCTCAGGGCCCACCAACAGAGAGAAAAGCCATCCTGAGTGGGTAAGGCCCCCAGGGGAAGGGGACAGCATGGGAGCCAGTGCAGGGAGGGTCATGAAACCAATCCTGTGCTCAGCAGGTACTGGCAGAGCCTGTGGAGAGAATGCGGGGTCAGGTCCTCACAAACTCCATATACACATCCTCAGCCTCAGGCATCCCAAGGCTGACTGGTTCAGGACAGTCCTGCCTTACACACAGCACAACATGTATTAATCCTCAAATTATACGGCTCTACTGCCTGAGTGCCAGGAAGGCTCTCAAAGAAGTCCATCTCACCTGGAGTGAGGAGTGGAACAGCTTTCTCAGGTAAGGAGCTGCAAAAGGAACATATCAGATTAGCATCCTTGAACTTTCTGTCCTTTTCCCCCACCAAGATTCCTGGTACCAATTTAAACAGGTTTCTCTGACAGAGGCCCCCTCAGGGTTGATTATCTGTGAATAGCAAATTCTACTGCAAACCCAGGGACAGCCAGGActctgtcctcctttcccaaACTGTAGGACATTATGCCCAAATTGCTCTGCTCAGCTCAGAGGACACACAGTACGGCCTGTCTCACCCGTGCTTCTGCTTGTTCTTGCATTTGCATTTGCCACCTGTGAAGGAAGACACAGCCAGTGCAAAGAGCCTGGAAAGCCTGGGCCACCCTCCTCCCACTCGCTCCCCGCCTCCACCTGACCCTGCTAGTCCCACTGCTCACTCAGGGCGAACAAGATTCCAGCGATGCACATGAGGCCTGCACAGATCATCCCGCCCAGCTGCAGGCCTTCCCAGTCTAGAGGAATGGAAAGAGGGCTGGCATCAGCCTGGCTCCACCCCACTCATTCAACAGATAGTTATGTGCACCTGCTTATACAGACACACTTATATTCCAGGCAACAAGCAGGACAAACTCATAAATACATCATGTCATATCTGATGGGAACAAGTACTAGGAAGAAAAATCAAGCAGAAAtgcacagaaaaagaagaaactttgAAGAATGATCAAGGAAGGCTTTGCTGAAAGGtggcatttgagctgagaccCAGGGAAGATGAGGGTGTGGGGGGGACAGTccaggcagaaggagaggagacCTCCTTGCGGGAGTTGTAGGGCAGGAAGGAGTTGGTCCTggggaaggcaaaagaagagggagtGAATGGAAGAAAGGAGATAAGCCAGGTGCCTCCAGCCACTTTCCCAGGAGTCTTCCTAAACATTCTGCAGGCCCCTTACCTCCTTGCTGGACGGAAATTCTCCCAAAGACAACGTTACATGTTGGCCTGTCCACCATGCTGATTCTTTAATTCCCAGTCTCATCCTCATTCTGCCCCTCCTTGCCCACTCCCTCAAGCCTCCCTCTGTCTACACTGGGCTCCACATTACCCCTTACCAACTCTAGCAAAGGGGTCTAGCATAGGCAAGAGTAGGGGTCAGGGGCAAGGGATATCAGCTCTTACCATAGTAGAAGGGACTGTCTTTATctgcaggaaaggaagaaaaaaacattaacAACCAGAACCAGGAGGCAAGATGTGGGGTCTTAGAGAGAAAACGCGGGGGCAGGACCAGCAGAGCAGTTTAGTGTCTCACTCACCAATCACGTCATTGGCTTCCAAGACAGGCAGTCCTGGGTGAGAGAAGCAGAGGGACTGTGTGTTAATTCATGATATTGGTCTCAAAATGAATCAGCAGGCAGGACACCAGGCCAGAGGCAAAAGATCAACCAGCCTTGCTTGGGGCACCAgagtggagggtgggggggaCCCTGAGGTCACTGGTTCCCCTGCTCATACCTTCCCCAACCCAAACAGACCTAGGATTTTGTCTCCTATTTTCTGGCCTTTGTGCCCcgctcccccatcccagcccttccTGCTATTTCTCAGGcttcttgttattctttcttATACTCAAAATGGGATGGTGTGTTGGTATCTTTACCCTCTCCTGAAAAGCTTCCTACCCAGATCCTGGCTAATGGTCTGCCTCCTAAAGAAGTAGGGAACACTGGTCTCTTCTTGCCAACAGGTGATTACAGGTTCCCAAAGTTCCATGATTCAGGATAATATTGGGAACGTCTACCTTACTGTGATCAGGTcagccaaaaagttcgtttgggttatAAGATCTACGGAAAACTTGaacaaaccttttggccaactcaatactttCTTTATGTTTATCTTTAAGTTAGCAGTCTAAATGAAAACCCATTTATTCAACATCAGGTACCCTTTATGAGACACTCTCCTGGTTTTCACAGCCTTGGTAAGTGAGTGAGTGGCAGCAGGGTCGCCTCTGGGAGGACTCACCAGccaacaggaggagaagggcccgGGTCACCCCGTCCATGACACAGCGGCACGCAGATCCGGTCTGCAGGAGAAGAGAGCAGGCTGGGGTCAAACAGCCCAGACCAGCTCCACGCTTATGGAGGCCAGTGGCACAAATCTCAAGGCTTCTTGTGGGGTGGACATGAGAAAGTTACTAATTTCTGTGTCCTTGTCTAGAGTTAATAATAGTAATACCTCTAATACTTAGAGCGATGCCTGCACATATTGGGTGGCCCAAGcaatttgttcaggtttttctgtatcatctaatggaaaaactcaaacaaactttctggccaacccataTGAGGTTTTGTTAAAATCTGGTAATGAGATGTCTGACACACCTTCAGGAGGAGGGCTACTGCTCTAACTCAGGCTTTGGTGCCTGCCTTCCTGACCCCCAGCTCAAAGGACTTGTATTGTTTCCAAAGATCTGGGCCTGGGGCACTATCAGGCTGAAGTCCGAGACAGCCTCCAGCTAGGGTATGCCCGGACTTCCCAGGGAGTGCAGTGGTAAAGggccctcctgccaatgcagaagatgtggatttgatcccctggttgggaagatctcctggagaaggaaatggcaacccactccagtattcttgcctgggaaatcccatggacagaggaacctggcaggctacagcccatgtggtcgcaaagagtgagacataactgagtgtgcacacacatggcATGCCCAGAACTCCTCTGAGTGAGCAGTGGGACAGGGGAAGTGGAAGAGTTGGGGGCAGATGCTGGGTGCAGGCAAatgcctcccaccccagccccggcCAAGTACCATGCTCCAGGTAGCCTCAAATTCCACTCTCAGAGTACAGACTGCTGTTAGCGGAAAAGTGCCTGGTGGCTGGGACATGGCCCCTTCTTTCTCCTTAGGGTGGGAACTATTTCTGTCTTCATTTATTAGTCCCTAGGGTGGCTGTGTCCTTGAGATAAGACGCTCCCAGCTTTCTGCCTATTATTAGCCTCAGGCAGGCATAGGGATTGTCAGTGTTCCAAATTGCAACCCCAGTTATTATGTGTTGGGCCCAGCTAGCCAGAGAATTCCTCTCAGcacttaatagctgtgtgactcAGCTAGGTTACTTAACCTGTCTGTGCTTCAGTGCCCTGtaaaaatgaggataattatAAGAACCTCCTAAAGTTGTGTTTGAATTGAATGAGTTACTATATGTTGAGCCTAAGAATAGTGCCAAACACATAATAAGTACTGAAACATGTTACAGTAAGTAAATACACAAGTACATGGATCCTTTTGCAGTAGGAAGTCAGGACTATTAATCTGTTCCTTCAGAACATGGGGGTCTTTTGGCTTTGAGCAATTTGTAAACCGGGCCCTCATTGGCCTCTGTTTCTCCCTGCCCCTTCTATCACCCTGGAACTCCTGGATCACAAGGGGCACAACTCCCCATTATTCTTTAGCCAAAGACTGCTTCCtgtttcctccagcccccagTCCACCTTCCGCATGATGGTGCTCAAAGGGCACGCAGCTTCCAGTCCTCCAAACCCCCAAACACATCTGTTACTGGGAATACCTAGGCAGGTACCATACCCTTCCTCAGACTGGTACTCCAGACcacccctccacctccacccttCTGCCTAGGAGTCCTGAAGTCCTAGCAGAAACCTGCTCACCTGAGAGCCTTCTCCTGAGCTCACCTGATAGCCGGCTGGGTGCAGAGAGCTGGTCTGAGGAGGCTTCTAGGGCTGAGTCCAGCCCAGGTGGGTTCCGGTTTTTTAAGCCCGCGGCCCCGCCTGCCCAGGGCAACAATACTATCAGGCAGAAGGAACTGGTCAGATTCCTTGAGAATCTGGAAGGATTCCTGCAGCTCCCTCTCCCCAGTGTGCTCTTAAAGGAGACTGCCACACCCGGCAGACAGCGGAGTGAGAGACCCAGGCCCGCTCAGAGTCTAAGGCAATGGTGGGGAGCAGGCTGGGCCCCAGACCCTTCTCATGAGGAGAAGGTGAGCTTTCTGCTTCTTTAGCTCACCTGGACCCTAAAAGAGAGGTCCAGAAAGGTGCTGGAGGGAACCAGGATGTTTCTGGGTACTTATACCAAAAGTAGGGGTTCCAGGACTTCTGTAAGGGAGTGTTCCAGAAACTTGGTGTCAACGAAGAGTCAGGGTCTGGCCTTGAGGCTCCATTTGCTCAGTGGGCTCATTGCTTTTCCTTGGACTGGTTTCACTGAGGCGAAGAAATGGGGCCAATGGGCACCCCTTAAGATGGCCCACCCTCTGACCAGCCCTGACAACCACTTAGCTGTGGTTGGAATCAGAAGCACCCCCCAGGTCCTCAGTTCCTGCCTActgcctgggggcaggggtgtaAGATAGGGTGGTGGGGCCAggtcgggggcaggaggaggaccaCCAGCCCCAAGATGAGGAGTGGGCCACCTCCCTCTGTGGACCCCATGCCTGGCCAAAttctcttcctgtccctcacccctACATGCCTTCTACCTATGCTCTTGACCTTGGATGACTCCAGGCCTGTCTATTATCCTGTCTCCCCTCCCTAATTCCTCTCTCTTCACcctcttctccaatgcatggtgACCGACTGAAACAGGACTGTTGCCTCCCTATTCCCTCCCAATGCCCAGTCATGGATACTGATAGATTTTGATTGAATTGTTGAGTCATTGAGGACAGGAAGCCATCAGTGGATCACGGTGTTAAGGGTCAGAGGGCAGGACAGAGCCCTGAAAGACAGGGGTGGGAAGGATTCAGAGAGGACCTTCCTAGTGCAAACATGTGGCACCTCCTCACAAAAACCTTCCATGGTGCTTCCTATTCTTGATTCAGTTTGTACAGAGTTTATATCAGGGCCTCTGGGGCCAGAAAGAGCTGGCCCCAGCTTGCCAGTAGCTCACTGAGTGATCTCAATCAGCGCCTTCATTCCAAGCCTCAGTTCCCTCTCCTCTAAACTGCAGTAACAACAGGACTTACCTGAGGTTTGGGGTGGAGGTGTTGCAGGGGCAAGGGGCTGACCCATGGCTGGTCCTCAAttgtatttgtggaatgaatgccTCCCAGGCCCCATGTAAGGAGAGTCTGTgaaactcaagattcagaaaaaccATTAACAGTGCATACCTTGAAGTCAACCCCAGGCTCTGTTAGTTACTTGCTATATGCACTTGAACAATTTACCTCTTCCAGCCTCTTTGCTCATCCATGAAGTGGGAACTATGACTGAGCTGACTCTGAGTATATGCTGTGATGATGACATCTGATTATGCTGCTCAGTTCACAGGAGCTATCTGTGTAACTGGGAATGGCCTTTGTATACACACAGTGAGCCCTGCAGCATGAGAGAAACTGCTCCAGAGAAGATAAAagtcttgctcaaggtcacattgTATGCCATGGTAGCAGAGTGGAAACTCAGCTCGTTTTCCCACTCCACATGTGAGAAATAAACAGCAAGAAAGCAAGCATTTGTAGGAAGAGGACTGTTTAAGTCCCTAGTGCTTGGAAAGATCTCTAGGAAGTATGAAAACGACCTCAGATCCACTTCTCCAGAAGGTTCTAGCACTTTTACTCCATTCTGAAGCTGCTGCCCACTTGAGGGATCCTCCATTCCCATCCATATCACCATGAGATATTATCACCTTTAACAGGTAGAAGGAAAACTTCACCTGTGTCACGTGTTATTGCCACTGGTTGAAGGTAGAGGACAGGTTGAGCCCAGGACAGAACCAGGGAGAAGGAGCCCAGCTACCTGTGTGTAACTTCTGTGAGCGCACGGTGAGTTACCACCTCATCTCCCCCTTTTGCCAGAGTTCGGTGTAGATGCATTAAGACTGAGTGTTGCTTCTGTCCCCTCCGAGAGGCCCCAAAGGCTGGCCACACACTCAGTGGCGGGCAACAATGCTTTCCACACTGGAAGCAGCATAAATCAGTTCCCAAGCTAATGAATTTAGTTTCTTAGATATATTAAACTCAGTGTTTATAAGTGATCACGAAGGTGCATGTAGAAAACTTTACAAGCTTTGAATATTATTAAGAATTGTCTCGgggcactttcctggtggtccactggctaagattccaagctcccaatgcgaggggcccaggttcaatcctgagaactaagatctcccagtttagttcagttcagtcgctcaatcatgtctgactctttgctaccccatgaattgcagtatgccaggcctctccatcaccaatgcccagagttcactcaaacgtccatcgagtcagtgatgccatccagccatctcatcctctgtcg
This window encodes:
- the FXYD4 gene encoding FXYD domain-containing ion transport regulator 4, with translation MDGVTRALLLLLAGLPVLEANDVIDKDSPFYYDWEGLQLGGMICAGLMCIAGILFALSGKCKCKNKQKHGSLPEKAVPLLTPGSASTC